The nucleotide window CGTGGTGGAGTTCGACCCCGTCGTGGTGCGGATGGCCGAGGAGTTTTTCGCGTATCAGGCGCCGCCTCAGCACCATGTCTATGCCCGCGATGCTCGGGTGTTTCTGAACGGCACGAAGGAGGTTTACGATCTGATCTGGGTGGATGCGTTCGCCCGCCATATGATTCCCTTCCACTTGACCACCAAGGAATTTTTCGCGGCGCTACGCGCGCATCTGAAACCCAACGGGGTACTGGCAGTGAATCTGGCCTCCTCAGGAGAGGGAGGGGATGTTCTCAGAGCCAGCGCGGTGGTACAGACCATGAGAGAGTCATTTCCAACGATCCAGACCTATGCGGTCAAAGGTCCATGGCCGTCACTGAAGAAGGCTGAGAATCTCATTTTTTTCGCCGGTCTGCCTATCGAGAGTCAGACCGCGGAGAATTTGGCGGCCAAAGTCGCAGCCATGGTTGAGCACCAACGCCTCCCTACGGAATCAGTCGCTCTCCTGAGCACCCGTCGCTCCGAGCCCTGGGGGCCGGGAGTAATCCTCACGGACGATTATGCGCCGTATGACCTCCTGATCGGTTCGAACGTCCAAGAGAGTCGCGTTGAGTGAACAACCAATTAAAACCTTGAATCTAGGGCGGTTGCCCTGTTGATACACCACTCGGTCTCCCTGGTCGTGGTCTCGTCAGACTACTTGATTAACGTTCTTGCTTCCCTTTTCCCCCCTATGATATAAGGAGCCCTCCTTGAGAGCGATATGACGATAAGATTCAATCAAAGTACGCAGTTGAGTGGTCGTCGGACCGGTCAAGGCTACCTGATCCGAGCGGTAGTTATTTACCAACCTAATCACATCTCTTCTTATTTTTAAGGAGGTAGGTCATGGGCAAGACGATGTTCGGGGTCTTCTTCGGCCTCGTGATGGTTATTGCTGGGGCGTCGGCGGCGTTGGCGCACCAGGCGGGCGGAGTCGAAGTCGGTGACTGGGAAACCGGTTCCGTGGTCGGTCAGCCGTTCAAAGAATTGGACGTGGACGCAGAACTCTATTCAGTCGCAATCGGAAACATGAAGACCTGGTATCCCCCGACGACCGTGATCGACTTCAAAGTGCGGCCGGGACGTCCGGTCCTGCTCAAGGTCACGAACAACGATACCACGGAGCACGGGTTCCAATTGACCGATACGACGACGCAGGCTGCGCCGACCGCGGTGAATGCCAAGCTCGTCCTGAAGCCTGGGGAGACGAAATACATTGGCATCCCCACCAGCGATCTGTTTTATGCCACGATGGGGAATACCCTCGGCTATCGGTGCCACCTTCATCCGGCTCACGTCGGTGGCAAGCTCGTCATGATCAAGTAGTCCACGTCATACCGTCGGTAAAATGACAACGTCCCCGCCGCTGGAAAGCGGCGGGGACGTTGTGTTTCAACGCTGCTCTTCCGCGGTTCAAGCCTCTTCTTCAGCCTTACATTCCGCGCCGGGTTCAATGGGGATGTTCTGTACGCCTTTGAGTTCTCCCGCCACGATCAGGAGCAGGAAATGATCCAAGTGGGGCTCCATGCTGCGCCGTTCCGTCACAATCGTATGGACGTCCACGATCATTTCATCTCCGTCCCACTGAGTCTCGTTAATGACCCAATAGTGAGTTGTCGCCTCGGGGAATTGACGGGCGACGAATTTCTCGATGATCACTCCGACATCACCGGTGCTCGCCTGGGAATGGGATGGCAGAGCGAGAAGTCCGAGCAGCGCGATCAGCACAAGCAATTGACGTCCCATGATTTACCTCCATGGGATAGGGCGGGAATGAAGCCTCCTCCTCAGGAGGGGCACGTGAACCTCTCTCCTCAGGATTTTACTGCGTGGCACGAGGGAAGTCCACGAATTGTGGTGGGTTGTCGTTTAGGAGAGGCATTGAAAGGCCCCGCGACTCGGTAAGCCACGGGGCCCAGGATTCAGTGATCGGTAGCAAAAGATGACTAGTTGCGCACTCCGCTCCAGACCTTCGCCGGGTCGATCGTCTTGTCCGGATTCAGCGTCTTCGCCTTTTCGAGCAACACATCCGTTCCTTCCGGATAGGCTGGATCGGAGATACAGCAATTGTCGACTGGGCAGACCGCGGCGCATTGGGGTTCATCGAAATGTCCGACACATTCGGTGCACCGGTCGTGGGTGATCACGTAAATATTGTCGCCGACTCCCTGGCCGTCTCCTACATGGTTTCCCTTCGTTTCCGCATCGCTACGGGTTTCGAAGATTGCCTCGTTCGGACACTCAGGTAGGCAAGCTCCACAGGAAATACATTCATCAGTAATCAACAGTGCCATGACCCTCGCCTCCTTCTCGCCTCGGTGAAACAGCAAACAAACACAATTGACAAGCCCGCCACACCACGACATAGTGGCACGACAGCTGTGGCGCATTCTATTCTGTCGCTCTTTTCCAAGTCAACAGAACGGAGTCGGTTAGAAGGCCTAGATACGGTAATATGATGGGCCTTTGGGCCCAGTTACCTCGAAAAGGACAAAAGGACAACGGCACTCAGCGTTACCATGCCCGCACCTCAGCCGATCGACCGAGCACAATGGAAAACGCGGATCATCACGCTCGCGCTGTTGGCGATTCTGCTCATGAGTCTCTCGACCTTTCTGATGCAGCGTGAGGACACGAAGACGATCATCGTGACCTTTCCAACCGGAACAGAGTTGGAGGCCGAGGTGGCGGATACACCCGAAAAGCTGCTCTTCGGCTTGGCCTTCCAAGAGGCATTGCCCCCGAATGGAGGAATGATCTATATCTTTGAGCAAGCGGGAGCGCATCGGGTGACCACAAAGGAGTACCGATTCTCCGTCGATTTGATCTGGATCGATGAACGGCATCAGGTCGTCCAACTGCTGGAAAAGGTCGAACCCTGTCGGAAGGATCCCTGCCCTTGGTACGGCCCTCCGCCTGTGGCGGTCCGCTATTTGATCCAAGCAGAAGCCGGTTTCATCAAGGAGAAGGGTGTCGCGGTTGGGGATGAGTTGAAGTACACACTCCGCATGTAATGTTAGGAAATGTGCGGGCGGCGTTGCTCTGACCGATCGGGGCGACTGCTTCACAGCCGGGGAGATGAGGCCGTGACCATGGAAGGATTTCAGCCGGTCGGCTCCGTCGAGGATATTCCGCCGGGGCGATCCAAGGTCGTGAACATCAACAATCGTGCAATCGCCCTGTTCAATGTCGAAGGGCAGTACTTCGCCATCTATAACATTTGTCCGCACGAAGGTGGGCCGTTGAACGAAGGGCGCGTGAAAGGATTTGTCGTATCCTGTCCTTGGCATGACCTGGCCTTCGACATTCGAAACGGGCAGGGAACCGACGGGGGCGGCTATTGCGTCGGCAGCTACGAAGTCCGGGTGCTGGAGGGAGAGATTTTCGTCGGCCCCCGTCGCAAGACGTGACTCTGACCGAAGAACCGTCTCCGTTCACGGATGTGAGAGGGCAGTATCGCGCATGACGACGAGTCAAGATGAGGGGAGCGGCCAAGCGAACGCGGGTGTCAAGGCGATTCTGGCCGTCGTCGGCCGGCCGATCACCATTCATTTATGGGAAGATCGAACGCGTGGAGAGCAGTGGGTACCCACTTACGACGCCGCGGCGCTCGCGTTGCTCGGGGATGACTATCTCCGCATCGCCGGAAACAACGCAGTGGACAACGGGACAAGAACGTTCGAGTTTCAACCGATCAAGCCCGGCAACGTGCAAATCGTCTTCGAAAAGCGCATGGGATGGAAATTCACCGCGGAAGACCGGCGGGTGTTTTCCGTCATGATAGCCGGTGCCGAGCCACGGCGGGATTTCTGACCGTGCCGGAGGTGGCCTTTCTGAACGGACGATTCCTCCCCCTTGCCGACGCCGTGGTACCGATCGAGGATCGAGGATTTCAGTTCGGCGACGGAGTGTATGAAGTCATCCGCACCTATCGCGGCCGGCCGTTCGAAGCGGAGGCGCATCTCTCGCGCCTTGATCGGAGCGCCCAGGCGATTCAGCTGCAACAGCCGTATCCCCATGCCAGATGGTCGCAACTCATTCTGGAGGGAATCGAGCGGGCCGCCTATCGGGACAGCAAGATTTATCTGCAGATTACTCGAGGCGCGGCTCCGCGCGATCACGGCTACACCGCCGACCTCGTTCCCACCGTCGTGATGACGGTCCGTGAGTTGCAGCCGCTCGCCGAGTCTGTGAAGAGTCGCGGCGTGGCCGCGATGACGATGGACGATCTGCGTTGGGGGCGCTGTGATATCAAGAGCCTCAATCTCCTGGCCAACGTGCTCGCGCGCCAGCAGGCCAAGCAGGCAGGGATGTTCGAAACGATTCTGCTCAAAGACGGCCTTGTGACGGAAGGGGCCGTCAGCAATGTTGTTCTCGTTCGCGACGGATCGCTGGTCACGGCGCCGGAAGGACCGCGAATCCTTTCGGGGGTGACCAGAGAAGTGGTGCTGCGACTCGCTCGCGCCCGTGGCATTTCCGTCCATGAACGCTATCCCGCTCAGGCGGACCTGTTCGCTGCGGAGGAGGTCTTCCTGACCGGTACCACGGTCGAGGTTCTGGGAGTCGTCGAAATTGACGGCCAGGCGATCGGCTCCGGCCGGCCGGGCCCTGTGACCGGTCGAATCGCCGGGTGGTTTTCAGAGCAAACCGCCTGACCGTCCCCTTGCTTTGGCCAGGGTGACATGGTAAGGTGCTGCCGCGTAAAGTGGGCTCAGGCCCACTTTTTTGTTTGATCTGGTAGATAAACCAGCGAGAGAAACGGGGCTGAAGGAGTTGGTGAAAGAGTCCCGACCCGTCGTCGAACGCATCACAGAAGCGATCTCTCCCATCCTCTGGACGTTAGGGCTTGAACTCGTGGATGTCCTCTGTGTGGGGCAGGGGTCGCGGTCGGTGATCAGGGTGTTCATCGATAAGCCTGGGGGCGTGACCCTGAGCGATTGCGAGCGGGCTCACGTCGTGCTCGGGCCGGCGCTGGACGTCGCGGATCCGTTTCCCCACGCCTATACGCTCGAAGTGTCCTCTCCGGGCCTGGACAGACCATTCAAACGGATCCAGGACTATCGGCGGGCTATCGGGAAGGGGATCAGTCTCAAGCTCAAGGAACCTTGTGCCGGACAGTGGCGCATCGTCGGACGACTGACCGATGTGACCGAGCAGGTGGTGACGATCGCGGTTGCCGATCCACCTCCCGAGAGAATTCTGAACCTTGACCTCGAATCGATTGTGGAGGCCAAACTGGTAGTCACGTGGTAAGCGTTGGCGGATACAGCGGGGAGAGCGAGCGATGAATCGAGAACTCATTTCGGTGATCGACGAGATCGGGCGTCAAAAGGGCATCGACAAAACGAAAGTGATCGGCGCCATCGAAGCGGCACTGCAGACTGCAGCAAAAAAGCGATTCGGGCAGGCCGAGAATATTCAAGTCGAGATCGATGCCAAAACCGGCGAGATCTCAGTCGTCTCCAAGAAGATCATCGTCGATGCAGTGACGAATCCCAAGGCCGAGATTTCGCTCAAGGAAGCGAGGCAGTACGACAGCGAAGCGGAGGTGGGGGACGAGATCGGTTCGTTGATCGAAATGGACGAACTGGGACGCATTGCTGCCCAGACTGCGAAGCAGGTCATATTCCAGAAGGTCCGCGAGGCGGAATGGGAAGCAGTCCAAAAGGAGTACTCGACCAGACAGGGCGATCTGGTCAACGGCATCATCCTCGGAATGGAGCGCCGCAACTATCTGGTCGATCTCGGCAAGACCGAGGCGGTGCTCCCGATCCAAGAGCAAATCCCCCGAGAAACTTATCGTCGGGGTGATCGGGTCAAAGCTATGTTGCTGGAAGTTCGGCGGACCCCGAAAGACGTTCAGGTCATCCTCACCCGCAGCCACCCGCAGTTCGTCTCGAAGCTGTTCGAATTGGAAGTACCCGAGGTCATGGAAAAGATCGTGGAGATCAAGGCGGTGGTGCGCGAGCCGGGCGATCGGACCAAGATCGCCGTGACGTCACGGGAGAAGGCGGTTGATCCGGTCGGCGCGTGCGTCGGCATCAAGGGCTCGCGGGTCCAGGCCGTGGTCAGAGAACTGCGGGGCGAGAAAATCGACATCATCACCTGGACGATGGATCCGCGGGTGTTCATCGCCGAAGCGCTGAATCCGGCCACCATCGAAAAGGTCGGTGTGGATGAGGAGAAGAAATCCGCCCTGGTCGTCGTGGCCGATTCCCAGTTGTCCCTGGCGATCGGTAAGAACGGACAGAACGTCCGTCTGGCCGCCCGGCTGACCGGCTGGAAAATCGACATCATCAGCGCCACGGAGTATGAGAAGGAAAAGGCGGAGCGGGATCGAGAAATCAAGGCGGCGCTGGCGGAGGAGGCTGAAGCGCAGCGGCAACAGGAAGAGGCTCGACAACAGGAGAAAGCCCAGGCCGAGGCCGGAGAATAAGGCTGTAGTACCGAGACCGGGAATGAGCTGGGCGTAAGATCGATATGCGCGTCTACGAATTGGCGAAACAGCTTGGGATGGAGAATCGGGACCTGATTCCTGAACTCAAGCGAATGGGGATTGCGGTGGCCTCGCACAGCAGCGCGTTGGAGGACGAGGCCGTCCACAAGGCGTTGGAGAAACTGGGGCCCAAACATAAGTTCTCCACGAAGGAAGCAGAGGGAGGCCGAGGCGACCGCCACCGCGACACCGATCATCAGTCGGTGAGCGGGAGGGCCGGCGGAGCGCCTGTAGAGGAAGCGGCCAAGCCGGATAAGCGCCGCATTCTCATCAAGCGAAAAAAGACTGACGATGCGCCGGCCGAGGAAGCGTTCGTGCCGGTCATCGCCGTTCCTTCCTCCGGGACGGTATCGGAGTCGACGCTCCCGCCGCCCGCCACGCCTTCCCATCTTGAAGGTTCTCCTGTATCCCTCCCCGAGCCGCAGCCTGTGAGCGGAGCAGCCCCGCAGGTCCCGGCGTCTCTCCAGGGACAGACGGTTCAGGCCAAGCCCCTGGTCCCGGTTGGCGACGCGGTCACAGGCAAGAAGAAAGCGTTGGAGGAACTCCAGGCTGAAGGCCTCAAGGATAAGTTGAAGAAGGCCAGGAAGCCGGGACGCCCGAGAGAAGAAGACGACGTGCGGGTGCGGGAGGATGCCGCGCGGTGGCAGGATCTTCGCGCCATTCCCGTTCAGCGGCGTGAGGATCGGGCTCGTCACGTTCACCACAGCGCACCTGGAGAGATTACGAAGCCGCGCAAGAAGAGCGTGAAACTCTCGCCAGGGACCACGGTCAAGGACTTTGCCGAGTTGATCGGACAACGACCGGCGGACATTGTGCGCAAGCTCATGGACATGGGGCAAATGCTGACCTTCAATCAGCCCATGAATACCGACGTCGCGCTCATGATCGCCGAGGAAAGCGGCATCAGGGTGGATATTTCGGTCGAAAAGGCGGGAGAAGAATTGCTGGAAGATCTCGTTTCAACCGAGGGTGAGGGACGTCCGGAGCCGAGGCCGCCGGTGGTGACCATCATGGGTCATGTGGATCACGGGAAGACCTCGTTGCTTGACGCGATTCGCGAAACCAAGGTGGCGGAGGGTGAAGCCGGCGGGATCACTCAGCACATCGGGGCCTACACGGTGACCGTGCGCGGGAGGCTGGTGACCTTTCTGGACACTCCCGGACACGAAGCGTTTACCGCCATGCGCGCGCGTGGCGCCAAAGTGACCGACATCGTCATCCTCGTGGTGGCGGCCGACGATGGGGTTATGCCGCAAACCATCGAGGCCATCCACCATGCCAAGGCCGCGGGTGTCCCGCTCATTGTCGCGATGAATAAGATCGACAAGCCGACCGCCAATCCGGATCGTGTACGAAACGCGTTGTCCGAGCACGGCCTCATTTCCGAGGCCTGGGGCGGAGACACTATCATGGTGGAAGTGTCTGCCAAGCAGAAGACGGGTCTCGATCAGCTGTTGGAAATGATCCTGCTCCAGGCCGAGATCTTGGAACTGAAGGCGGATCCGCACGTGTTGGCGAAGGGCGCCGTAGTCGAGGCCAAGCTTGAGCGGGGTCGTGGGCCGGTCGCCACCGTTCTGATACAGAACGGCACGTTGCACGTCGGCGATGTTTTCGTTGTGGGCTCCTTCAGCGGCAAGGTGCGGGCGTTAATCAGCCATACCGGCGTCAAGGTGGAGGAGGCAGGTCCATCCATCCCTGTCGAAGTAATCGGGTTGCCCGGGGTTCCCTCCGCCGGTGATGTCTTTCAAGCCGTTAAGGATGAACGGGTGGCGCGCGAGATCGCCGAGGATCGTGCGCGCAAGCAGCGGGCCGCCGAATTGGCGGGCTCGGGGAAGGTATCGCTCAACGATCTCTTCGCCAAGATTCAGGAAGGATCGGTCAAGGAATTGGCCTTGGTTATCAAAGCGGACGTCCAAGGGTCGTCCGAAGCGCTGGCTGCGGCCATTGAAAAACTCCCCACCGAGCTCGTGAAGCTGCGCGTCATTCATAACGGCGTCGGCGGCATCACCGAATCCGACGTCCTGTTGGCCGCGGCTTCGAATGCCATCATCATCGGGTTCAACATTAGGCCGGAGACCAAAGCGTCCGTGTTGGCCGAAAAGGAAGGCGTCGACATCCGACTCTATACCATCATTTACGAGGCCTTGGCCGACATCAAGGCCGCGATGGAAGGTCTGCTGGAGCCGACACTCAAGGAGCGCATCCTGGGGCGCGCCGAAGTGCGTCAGGTCTTCACAGTTTCCAAAGCCGGAACGATCGGCGGGTCGTACGTGGTGGATGGCACGATCACGCGGGCCAGCGCCGGCGTCCGTGTCATCCGTGACAATGTGGTGGTTTATCAGGGAAAGTTGGGATCGCTCCGCCGGTTCAAGGACGATGTGCGTGAAGTGCAGCAGGGGTACGAGTGCGGTATCGGAGTCGAGAATTTCAACGATATCAAGGCCGGAGATATTATCGAGGCCTACGCGATCGATAAGATCGCGGTCAAACTCTGAGCCGCAAGCCGCCGCCGCGGATATGATCGTCGGGATTTGCACGGTTGAGCTGTTCATTTCAGATTCCCGGTCCTTGAAAGATAAGCGTCGGGTGCTTCTACGCCTGAAGGATCGCCTGCACGGGCAGTTCAATCTATCCGTGGCGGAGGTCGACGGACAGGATCTCTGGCAGAAGACCGTCTTGGGTTTGGCGTGTGTGACGAACGAGGGACGACACGCCAATCAGGTCTTGGATCAGGCGTTGAATTTGATCCAGAACGATCCGGCGGTGGAGCTCATTCAGTCCAAGGTGGAGTTGTTGTAGAGACGGGTAAAAGACGATGACGAGGCCGAAGAGCGAATACAGCCGGGCAGACCGCGTGGCCGACCAGATCCGCATGGAGGTGGCCGATATTCTAATGCGGAAGATCAAGGATCCGCGTGTGAAGTCGGTGACCGTGACGGATGTGGAACTCACAAGCGACCTGCGCATCGCCCGTGTTTTCGTGACGGCGCTGGGGTCCGACGAAGAAACCAGAGAGGTTTTTACCGGCCTGGCAAGCGTGGCCGGCTTTGTGCGTGGTGAATTGGGGCGCCGGCTGACGCTTCGATATCTTCCGGAGATCATTTTTGTGAAGGATGTGAGCGGGCCCAGAGGCGACCGCGTCTTGCGATTGCTTGACGAATTGCACGGACGAGATCCACAGGAACACGATTCATCGACCACGACCAATTCCTAGATGATGACGAATGTGGCGCAGAGTACCCTGGACGGTGTCCTGACCGTCAACAAGGAAGCCGGCTGGACGTCGCATGACGTGGTGGCCAAGATCCGACACGTTCTCGGGGGAGCCAAGGTTGGGCATGCGGGGACGCTGGACCCCGCCGCGACGGGGGTGTTGCCTGTCCTGATCGGTCGAGGAACGCGTATCGCCGAGTATCTTGTCGAGTGGGACAAAGAGTATCGCGCGGTGCTTCGCCTCGGTGAAACCACCGACACAGAGGATGCGACCGGTACCCTCGTGACTCGAGGGCGCACGGATCACGTGACGCCAACCGCCATTGAAGAGGTCGTGGTCCAGTTTCGGGGCGCCATCCAACAGGTGCCTCCGATGTATTCCGCCGTCAAGGTCGCAGGAGTCCCGTTGTACAAGTCGGCCCGTGCAGGAAGGACGGTTGCGAGGCAGGCGAGAACCGTCACGATTCACTCGCTCGACGTTCTCGAAATCGACGGACAGAATGTGACCCTTCGCGTCGTGTGTTCCAAGGGCACCTACGTGAGGACATTGTGCGCGGATATCGGAGCGGCGTTGGAAACCGGCGGGCATCTGCTGTCGCTGGAGCGCCGGCGTGTCGGACCGCTCACGTTAGATCAGGCTTCGACGGTTGACGAGGTGGCTTCTCGTTATGCGCTCGGCGATCTGGGAGAGACCGTCGTTTCCCTTGATCAGGCGCTCAGAGAGTTTCAGGCTGTGGTGGTGGACGGCCCGGCGGCTGAACGTGTGCGGCACGGGGCGCCGGTTCTGTTGAGGCACATTCGGGATTTGCCGGATTGTCGGCACGAGGTTGCGGCGTTGAGCAGACCGGTTCGTATCCATGACGTGGGGGGGCGGCTCCTAGCGATCGGGAAGTATCTCGTGCGGGGTGAGACGGTGCTGGCCGTCGAAAAACTGTTGATTGACCAAAACTAAGCAAGACGTAAGGAGAGAGAGGAGATTCATCCATGGCATTGTTGAAGGAAGCCAAGACCGAGTTGATCAGGCAGTATCGCCAGCATGACGGGGATTCGGGTTCGCCGGAGGTGCAGATCGCTGTGCTGACAAACCGGATCGGTTATCTGACGGAGCATTTCAAGCTGCACAAGAAGGACCATCATTCTCGGCGCGGCCTGCTTCAACTCGTCGGGCGCCGTCGCCGGCTCCTGGACTATCTCAGGGACGTGGACGAGGCTCGGTATCGGGCCGTCATCGACCGGCTGGGCATCAGAAAATAGTCGCGCGCACCAGCCTCAGACCAGTCGCACAGGTGAACACTGACATGGGCTCCGCTCGGACGGTGTTCGGAAATGCATGCTCAACGGCGAGTAGGAACGCTACTTTCCAGGATCATGTGCCTTCGAACTTTCCGCGTCGATTCCGAGTCCATCTCTGTGGGCATCTGTGGGGCACAACCATAAGGAGACCATAGATGGTACATGCAGTCGAACTCGACATTGCCGGCAGGACGTTGCGGCTCGAAACCGGACGGGTCGCCAAGCAGGCTGATGGCTCGATCTGGGCGTCGTACGGAGACACCGTGGTTTTGGCCACGGCGGTTGCGTCGCAGAACGCCAAGCCGGGGGTGGATTTTCTCCCCCTCACCGTCGACTATCAGGAAAAGGCCTATGCAGCCGGGAAGATCCCCGGGGGCTATTTCAAGCGTGAGGGGCGGCCGTCGGAGAAGGAAGTTCTGACGAGCCGATTGATCGATCGGCCGCTGCGTCCGCTGTTTCCAGAGGGGTATTATTTTGAGACCCAGGTGATCGCCTCGGTGTTGTCGGCGGATAAGACCGGCTCATCCGACGTCATCGGCATCACAGCGGCTTCCGCTGCATTGACCGTGTCGAACATCCCTTTCCTCGGGCCGGTCGCCGGCGTCAAAATCGGCCGTGTCAACGGGCAGTTCGTGGTCAATCCCGATCTGGAAACGCTCGAGCAAAGCGAATTGCATCTGGTCGTCGCGGGCACGGCCGAGGCCGTGATGATGGTCGAAGCCGGCGCCAACGAATTGCCGGAAACGACGATGTTGGCGGCGATCGAACTGGCCCATGCCGAGATCAAGAAGATCGTGGCGAAGATCAACGAGCTTCGGGTGCTGTCGGGCGACAAGTCGAAGCGTCCCGTGGTGACGGAGACGATCGATCCGGGTCTCGCGGGACAGGTCAAGGCGTTGGTCGCGCAGGGAATTCGCGACGCGATCATGATCCCGAACAAGACGGCGCGGCAGGAACGGTTGGATCTGATTCTAAAGGACGCGATCGAGAAACTGAAAAACCCGGATGACCCCAATCGCGAACGACACGTGAAGATCATATTCCATGGATTGGAATACACGGAAGTGCGGAACATGATTCTCGAGAAGGGGTCACGAGCCGATGGCCGCGGCCCCGGCGATATCCGCCCGATCACATGTGAAGTGGGAGTACTGCCCCGTACCCATGGGTCGGCGCTGTTTACCAGAGGCGAGACCCAAAGCCTCGCCGTCATCACGCTGGGCACCACGGACGATGAACAGCGCATTGACGCGCTCGAGGGCGAATATACCAGGACGTTCATGCTCCATTACAATTTCCCGCCATTCAGCGTCGGGGAGGCGAGGCCGTTGCGATCGCCAGGCCGGCGGGAAGTCGGCCATGGAGCTCTCGCTGAAAGGGCTCTCAAGCCGGTCATCCCCGGCAAAGACGTGTTCCCCTATACCTTACGTATTGTCTCCGACATTCTTGAATCGAACGGATCCTCCTCTATGGCGACCGTCTGCGGCGGCACGCTCGGCATGATGGACGCCGGGGTGCCGATCAAGGAGCCGGTGGCCGGTATCGCCATGGGACTCATCAAGGAAGACGACCGTGTGATGATACTGTCCGACATTCTCGGGCTGGAAGATCACCTGGGCGATATGGATTTCAAGGTGTGCGGTACCAGGCACGGCGTGACCGCGCTTCAGATGGACATCAAGATCGGCGGTATTACACCCTCCTTGATGCACCAGGCATTGGAGCAGGCCAAGACGGGACGGTTGCACATCCTGAACTGCATGCTCAAGGCGATCGGAGCCCCGCGACAGAACATGTCCGCGTTTGCCCCGCGCATCTTCACGATGAAAGTGAAGCAGGACAAGATTCGGGAAGTCATCGGCCCGGGCGGGAAGACCATCCGCGGCATCCAAG belongs to Nitrospira sp. and includes:
- the rpsO gene encoding 30S ribosomal protein S15 — translated: MALLKEAKTELIRQYRQHDGDSGSPEVQIAVLTNRIGYLTEHFKLHKKDHHSRRGLLQLVGRRRRLLDYLRDVDEARYRAVIDRLGIRK
- the pnp gene encoding polyribonucleotide nucleotidyltransferase, whose translation is MVHAVELDIAGRTLRLETGRVAKQADGSIWASYGDTVVLATAVASQNAKPGVDFLPLTVDYQEKAYAAGKIPGGYFKREGRPSEKEVLTSRLIDRPLRPLFPEGYYFETQVIASVLSADKTGSSDVIGITAASAALTVSNIPFLGPVAGVKIGRVNGQFVVNPDLETLEQSELHLVVAGTAEAVMMVEAGANELPETTMLAAIELAHAEIKKIVAKINELRVLSGDKSKRPVVTETIDPGLAGQVKALVAQGIRDAIMIPNKTARQERLDLILKDAIEKLKNPDDPNRERHVKIIFHGLEYTEVRNMILEKGSRADGRGPGDIRPITCEVGVLPRTHGSALFTRGETQSLAVITLGTTDDEQRIDALEGEYTRTFMLHYNFPPFSVGEARPLRSPGRREVGHGALAERALKPVIPGKDVFPYTLRIVSDILESNGSSSMATVCGGTLGMMDAGVPIKEPVAGIAMGLIKEDDRVMILSDILGLEDHLGDMDFKVCGTRHGVTALQMDIKIGGITPSLMHQALEQAKTGRLHILNCMLKAIGAPRQNMSAFAPRIFTMKVKQDKIREVIGPGGKTIRGIQADCGVKINIEDTGVVTIASVDEASLEKAKELIGRIVEEVEVGKTYLGTVRKIMDFGAFVEVLPGTDGLVHISQLAHHRVKSVADEVAEGDQILVKVLEVDRQGKIRLSRKETMPAPTGAGAKDQSAG
- the truB gene encoding tRNA pseudouridine(55) synthase TruB; translation: MAQSTLDGVLTVNKEAGWTSHDVVAKIRHVLGGAKVGHAGTLDPAATGVLPVLIGRGTRIAEYLVEWDKEYRAVLRLGETTDTEDATGTLVTRGRTDHVTPTAIEEVVVQFRGAIQQVPPMYSAVKVAGVPLYKSARAGRTVARQARTVTIHSLDVLEIDGQNVTLRVVCSKGTYVRTLCADIGAALETGGHLLSLERRRVGPLTLDQASTVDEVASRYALGDLGETVVSLDQALREFQAVVVDGPAAERVRHGAPVLLRHIRDLPDCRHEVAALSRPVRIHDVGGRLLAIGKYLVRGETVLAVEKLLIDQN